A genomic window from Pseudonocardia broussonetiae includes:
- a CDS encoding glycosyltransferase — MTTLFLATTGGHLEQLAGLAGRIAPDGDELWVTHANEQSRSLLRDRDVEYVPYVRVRNVPDVVRCVPTAHRLWRRRGVTRVVSTGSGIALGYLPYLAARGVACHYIESAARVAAPSATGTVLQRVPRIHRYTQYPHWAGPRWGFAGSVFDSFRAEPAVPAATGVLRVVVTVGTAAEFPFARLIEGLVPVLGPGGALESATGRPVEVLWQTGCTPTDGLPITPVPFLPAADLGAALAAAHVVVSHAGTGSALASLAAGRHPVLVTRSAALGEAGDDHQGELADELVRRGLATRREAGSVTAEDLLASMGTTVHRADPPAFELVG, encoded by the coding sequence GTGACCACCCTGTTCCTCGCCACCACCGGCGGTCACCTCGAGCAGCTCGCCGGGCTCGCCGGGCGCATCGCGCCCGACGGCGACGAGCTGTGGGTGACCCACGCCAACGAGCAGAGCCGGTCGCTGCTGCGCGACCGCGACGTCGAGTACGTGCCCTACGTCCGCGTCCGCAACGTCCCCGACGTCGTGCGCTGCGTCCCCACCGCCCACCGCCTGTGGCGGCGGCGCGGCGTCACGCGGGTGGTGTCGACGGGCTCCGGGATCGCGCTGGGGTACCTCCCCTACCTCGCCGCGCGGGGCGTGGCGTGCCACTACATCGAGAGCGCGGCCCGCGTCGCCGCCCCTTCGGCGACCGGGACGGTGCTGCAGCGGGTGCCCCGGATCCACCGCTACACCCAGTACCCGCACTGGGCCGGCCCGCGGTGGGGGTTCGCGGGCAGCGTCTTCGACAGCTTCCGGGCCGAGCCCGCGGTCCCCGCCGCGACCGGCGTCCTGCGCGTCGTCGTCACCGTCGGCACCGCGGCCGAGTTCCCCTTCGCGCGGCTGATCGAGGGCCTGGTCCCGGTGCTGGGCCCGGGCGGAGCGCTGGAGTCGGCGACGGGGCGGCCCGTCGAGGTGCTCTGGCAGACCGGCTGCACCCCCACCGACGGGCTCCCGATCACGCCCGTGCCGTTCCTGCCCGCCGCCGACCTCGGCGCCGCGCTGGCGGCCGCGCACGTCGTCGTCAGCCACGCCGGGACGGGCTCCGCGCTGGCCTCGCTGGCCGCGGGCCGGCACCCGGTGCTGGTCACCCGGTCCGCCGCCCTCGGTGAGGCGGGCGACGACCACCAGGGCGAGCTGGCCGACGAGCTGGTGCGGCGCGGGCTCGCCACGCGCCGCGAGGCCGGATCGGTGACCGCCGAGGACCTCCTGGCATCGATGGGCACCACCGTGCACCGCGCGGACCCCCCGGCGTTCGAGCTGGTCGGATGA
- the leuD gene encoding 3-isopropylmalate dehydratase small subunit: MDAFSTHTGIGVPLRRSNVDTDQIIPAVYLKRVTRTGFEDGLFSAWRNDPSFILNQEPFDRGSVLVAGSDFGTGSSREHAVWALMNYGFRVVISSRFADIFRGNSAKAGLLAAEVAQPDVELLWKLLENQPGTEITVDLTEKTVQAADLTVPFEIDDYTRWRLLEGLDDIGLTLRHAEDITAFEASRPARMPVTR, from the coding sequence ATGGACGCCTTCTCCACCCACACCGGCATCGGGGTGCCCCTGCGGCGCTCCAACGTGGACACCGACCAGATCATCCCGGCGGTCTACCTCAAGCGCGTCACGCGCACCGGGTTCGAGGACGGCCTGTTCTCGGCCTGGCGCAACGACCCGTCGTTCATCCTCAACCAGGAGCCGTTCGACCGCGGCTCGGTGCTGGTCGCGGGGTCCGACTTCGGCACCGGCTCCTCGCGCGAGCACGCGGTGTGGGCGCTGATGAACTACGGGTTCCGCGTCGTCATCTCCTCGCGGTTCGCCGACATCTTCCGCGGCAACTCGGCCAAGGCCGGCCTGCTCGCGGCGGAGGTCGCGCAGCCCGACGTCGAACTGCTCTGGAAGCTGCTCGAGAACCAGCCCGGCACCGAGATCACCGTCGACCTCACCGAGAAGACGGTGCAGGCCGCCGACCTCACCGTGCCGTTCGAGATCGACGACTACACCCGCTGGCGGCTGTTGGAGGGCCTCGACGACATCGGCCTGACGCTGCGCCACGCCGAGGACATCACGGCGTTCGAGGCGTCCCGACCGGCCCGGATGCCCGTCACCCGCTGA
- a CDS encoding methyltransferase domain-containing protein, translating into MLGQLFVSLAKPPYVAARQAVTGALFERRYGVTTAGARSREELGFSDEDYNRYLPAGLTSLRRILRKGEVGPDDVFADLGSGMGRVVLQAALAYPFRRVVGVELSTELHEIATGNLERNRDRLRVRDVTLVHADVLDFPIPDDLTVVFLYNPFFGEVFRTVVDRLLESVDRAPRELRVIYGNPVEEEVLRATGRFEEVRRLRGMRPGREWSRSNSFRLYRVLPAGTGSR; encoded by the coding sequence ATGCTGGGTCAGCTCTTCGTCTCCCTGGCCAAGCCGCCCTACGTGGCGGCCCGCCAGGCCGTGACCGGCGCGCTGTTCGAGCGGCGCTACGGGGTGACGACGGCAGGCGCCCGCAGCCGCGAGGAGCTGGGCTTCTCCGACGAGGACTACAACCGCTACCTGCCCGCCGGCCTGACGAGCCTGCGCCGCATCCTGCGCAAGGGCGAGGTCGGCCCGGACGACGTGTTCGCCGACCTCGGGTCCGGGATGGGCCGCGTCGTGCTCCAGGCCGCGCTCGCCTACCCGTTCCGCCGGGTGGTCGGTGTCGAGCTGTCCACCGAGCTGCACGAGATCGCCACCGGCAACCTGGAGCGCAACCGCGACCGGCTCCGCGTCCGCGACGTCACCCTGGTGCACGCCGACGTGCTCGACTTCCCGATCCCGGACGACCTCACCGTCGTGTTCCTCTACAACCCGTTCTTCGGCGAGGTCTTCCGGACCGTGGTCGACCGCCTGCTCGAGTCGGTGGACCGCGCCCCCCGCGAGCTGCGCGTCATCTACGGCAACCCCGTCGAGGAGGAGGTGCTGCGGGCGACCGGCCGATTCGAGGAGGTCCGCCGCCTGCGCGGCATGCGCCCGGGCCGCGAGTGGTCGCGCTCGAACTCCTTCCGGCTCTACCGGGTGCTCCCGGCGGGCACCGGGAGCCGCTGA
- a CDS encoding GNAT family N-acetyltransferase — MSAAPTAAPAILRVDPRTDPLWAALAAGPHGGLFTSPPWIGAVCATYGFEPVAAVAVDDAGVPRAGLAWVDVDDLRGRRRLALPFCDRADPLVGDAAAWAAVSGDALAGDLPFTLRCLDGSPAADDPRLTRTGEAAWHRTPLAGPLDDLHARFRSQTRRNIATAGRSGVEVVVDDGLDAVHAYHDLHVALRKHKYRLLAQPRGFLDAIWGAFAPLDGIRTTLALVDGRPVAGAVHLVWQDTVYYKFGASEAASLPLRPNDAVHWAALRWAHGRGLAHLDWGLSDLDQPGLVGYKRKWATEERRILTLNAGGPPHGRRDDTERLLRTLTDLFTDDAVPDAVTARAGAALYGLFC, encoded by the coding sequence ATGAGCGCCGCCCCGACCGCCGCGCCGGCGATCCTGCGCGTCGACCCGCGCACCGACCCCCTCTGGGCGGCGCTGGCCGCCGGGCCCCACGGCGGCCTGTTCACCTCACCGCCGTGGATCGGCGCCGTCTGCGCGACGTACGGCTTCGAGCCGGTCGCGGCCGTCGCCGTCGACGACGCGGGGGTGCCGCGGGCCGGGCTCGCCTGGGTCGACGTCGACGACCTGCGCGGGCGGCGCCGCCTCGCCCTGCCGTTCTGCGACAGGGCCGACCCCCTCGTCGGCGACGCCGCCGCCTGGGCCGCCGTGTCCGGCGACGCCCTGGCGGGTGACCTCCCGTTCACGCTGCGCTGCCTCGACGGCTCCCCCGCCGCCGACGACCCGCGGCTGACCCGCACCGGCGAGGCCGCCTGGCACCGCACGCCGCTCGCCGGCCCGCTCGACGACCTGCACGCGCGGTTCCGCTCCCAGACCCGCCGCAACATCGCCACGGCCGGCCGCTCGGGCGTGGAGGTCGTGGTCGACGACGGGCTCGACGCCGTCCACGCCTACCACGACCTGCACGTCGCGCTGCGCAAGCACAAGTACCGGCTGCTCGCCCAGCCCCGGGGTTTCCTGGACGCGATCTGGGGCGCCTTCGCCCCCCTCGACGGGATCCGCACCACGCTCGCGCTGGTGGACGGGCGGCCCGTCGCGGGAGCGGTCCACCTCGTGTGGCAGGACACCGTCTACTACAAGTTCGGGGCGTCGGAGGCCGCGTCGCTCCCCCTGCGCCCCAACGACGCCGTGCACTGGGCGGCCCTGCGCTGGGCGCACGGGCGCGGTCTCGCGCACCTGGACTGGGGGCTGTCCGACCTCGACCAGCCCGGCCTGGTCGGCTACAAGCGCAAGTGGGCCACCGAGGAGCGGCGGATCCTGACGCTCAACGCGGGCGGGCCCCCGCACGGGCGCCGCGACGACACCGAACGGCTGCTGCGGACGCTCACCGACCTGTTCACCGACGACGCCGTGCCCGACGCGGTCACCGCGCGCGCCGGGGCCGCCCTCTACGGACTGTTCTGCTGA
- a CDS encoding FAD-dependent monooxygenase, which produces MRITCVGGGPAGLYFALLARLRDPRHRVTVVERTLPDATYGWGFGYWDDLLAGLDEHDPPTAREIRAASVRWTGQQVRIRDRRPVHLGGYGYGMGRQRLLEILTRRALEVGVDVEHRREVASLDELGDADLVVLSDGHGSRLRRGRAGAFGTTEEAGATVHLWLGTAASFPSFTFAFEPTRAGWVWFHGYQYAPGASTAIVECSRATWSGLGFDALPVEEAVERLSEVFARHLGGHPLRCRPPGAGAAAAWRSFTTVGNARWHDGNVVLIGDAAHTAHFSVGSGTKLALQDAMALADVLGSGPPAGGLEAALRSYEELRRPTVVRLQGEAARSAAWFENADRHLLMAPTDVGYSLRTRRAAEVEGAAPPLRRRSLPYLLHRATQLRAGRAARRGVSALKRSYARHLRR; this is translated from the coding sequence GTGAGGATCACCTGCGTCGGCGGCGGTCCCGCCGGGCTGTACTTCGCGCTGCTCGCCCGGCTGCGCGATCCGCGGCACCGGGTCACCGTCGTCGAGCGCACCCTCCCCGACGCCACCTACGGCTGGGGCTTCGGCTACTGGGACGACCTCCTCGCCGGGCTCGACGAGCACGACCCGCCGACGGCGCGGGAGATCCGGGCGGCCTCGGTGCGCTGGACCGGCCAGCAGGTGCGCATCCGGGACCGCCGTCCCGTGCACCTCGGCGGCTACGGCTACGGGATGGGCCGGCAGCGGCTGCTGGAGATCCTCACGCGGCGGGCGCTCGAGGTCGGCGTCGACGTCGAGCACCGGCGGGAGGTCGCGTCCCTCGACGAGCTCGGCGACGCCGACCTCGTGGTGCTCTCCGACGGCCACGGGAGCAGGCTCCGGCGCGGCCGGGCCGGCGCCTTCGGGACCACCGAGGAGGCGGGCGCGACGGTGCACCTCTGGCTCGGCACGGCGGCCTCCTTCCCGAGCTTCACGTTCGCGTTCGAGCCGACCCGCGCCGGGTGGGTCTGGTTCCACGGCTACCAGTACGCGCCGGGCGCGAGCACGGCCATCGTCGAGTGCTCCCGCGCGACCTGGAGCGGGCTGGGCTTCGACGCCCTCCCCGTCGAGGAGGCCGTCGAGCGCCTGTCGGAGGTCTTCGCGCGGCACCTGGGCGGGCACCCGCTGCGGTGCCGGCCCCCCGGAGCGGGTGCGGCCGCGGCGTGGCGGAGCTTCACCACCGTGGGCAACGCCCGGTGGCACGACGGGAACGTCGTGCTGATCGGGGACGCCGCGCACACCGCGCACTTCTCCGTCGGGTCGGGCACGAAGCTGGCCCTGCAGGACGCGATGGCGCTGGCCGACGTCCTGGGGTCGGGACCGCCCGCGGGCGGCCTCGAGGCGGCGCTGCGGTCCTACGAGGAGCTGCGCAGGCCGACCGTCGTGCGGCTGCAGGGCGAGGCGGCCCGCAGCGCGGCGTGGTTCGAGAACGCCGACCGGCACCTCCTGATGGCGCCGACGGACGTCGGCTACTCGCTGCGGACGCGCCGGGCCGCGGAGGTCGAGGGGGCCGCACCGCCCCTGCGCCGCCGGTCGCTGCCCTACCTGCTGCACCGGGCGACGCAGCTCCGGGCGGGCCGGGCGGCCCGGCGCGGGGTGAGCGCGCTCAAGCGGAGCTACGCGCGGCACCTGCGCCGCTGA
- a CDS encoding nucleotide sugar dehydrogenase: protein MTAAQGPDRVVVVGQGYVGLPLTVRAVEAGFDVVGFDVDKSRVDRLGHGLTFIDDVTDDDVAAALATGRFRPSADPADLAGFDVAVVTVPTPLADGAPDLSAVSAAATALAPHVRAGCCVVLESTTYPGTTEEVFVPLLEADGPLRAGRDFRVGYSPERIDPSNPTWGFRNTPKIVSGVDAGSADAVAAFYARLVDRVVPVSGTREAELAKLLENTFRHVNIALVNELAVFCHGLGIDVWSVVDAAATKPFGFMPFTPGPGVGGHCLPIDPSYLSWQVRRTLGQNFRFVEIANDVNEHMPDYVASRATAHLNRERKAVNGSTVLLLGLAYKRNSGDARNSPAITVAHRLLDLGATVLAADPLIDAAQVPPGVALVEVSEETLAAADLVVVLTDHDVLDWELVGRFADRVLDTRRRLVEPGTDRL from the coding sequence ATGACCGCCGCGCAGGGTCCCGACCGGGTCGTCGTCGTCGGGCAGGGCTACGTGGGCCTGCCACTGACCGTCCGGGCCGTGGAGGCCGGGTTCGACGTCGTCGGGTTCGACGTCGACAAGTCCCGCGTCGACCGGCTGGGCCACGGGCTGACGTTCATCGACGACGTCACCGACGACGACGTGGCCGCCGCGCTCGCCACCGGCAGGTTCCGCCCGAGCGCCGACCCGGCCGACCTGGCCGGGTTCGACGTCGCGGTCGTGACCGTCCCGACGCCGCTGGCCGACGGCGCCCCCGACCTCTCCGCCGTCAGCGCCGCGGCGACGGCCCTCGCGCCGCACGTGCGGGCCGGCTGCTGCGTCGTGCTGGAGTCGACGACCTACCCGGGCACGACCGAGGAGGTGTTCGTCCCGCTGCTCGAGGCCGACGGCCCGCTGCGGGCGGGGCGGGACTTCCGGGTCGGCTACAGCCCCGAGCGCATCGACCCGTCCAACCCCACGTGGGGCTTCCGGAACACCCCGAAGATCGTGTCCGGGGTCGACGCCGGGTCCGCGGACGCCGTCGCCGCCTTCTACGCGCGGCTGGTGGACCGGGTCGTCCCGGTCTCCGGCACGCGCGAGGCCGAGCTGGCGAAGCTGCTGGAGAACACGTTCCGGCACGTCAACATCGCGCTGGTCAACGAGCTGGCCGTCTTCTGCCACGGGCTGGGCATCGACGTGTGGTCGGTGGTCGACGCCGCGGCCACCAAGCCGTTCGGGTTCATGCCGTTCACGCCGGGCCCGGGCGTCGGCGGCCACTGCCTGCCGATCGACCCGTCGTACCTGTCGTGGCAGGTCCGCCGCACGCTCGGGCAGAACTTCCGGTTCGTCGAGATCGCCAACGACGTCAACGAGCACATGCCCGACTACGTGGCGAGCCGCGCGACCGCGCACCTGAACCGGGAGCGCAAGGCCGTCAACGGCAGCACCGTGCTGCTGCTGGGGCTGGCCTACAAGCGCAACTCCGGCGACGCCCGCAACTCCCCCGCGATCACCGTGGCGCACCGCCTGCTCGACCTCGGCGCCACCGTGCTCGCCGCCGACCCCCTGATCGACGCCGCCCAGGTACCGCCGGGCGTCGCGCTGGTGGAGGTCTCCGAGGAGACCCTCGCCGCGGCCGACCTGGTCGTGGTCCTGACCGACCACGACGTCCTCGACTGGGAGCTGGTGGGCCGGTTCGCCGACCGCGTCCTCGACACCCGCCGCCGGCTCGTCGAGCCGGGGACGGACCGGCTGTGA
- a CDS encoding lipid II:glycine glycyltransferase FemX, which translates to MRESTSTVVVERVADPGPDTCAEWDRLVARTPGTDVTQLSVWARVRAGQRFVPLHLLARRDGVLVGGALVLVRRVRGFGSLGYVPYGPVAGFADGRAEVVAALADALSSLRLRMLFVQPPEGAEDVSGALVDRGFRPSAAEIAPTGSMRIDLGPDEAALRAALSRRLRYWTGRWADRGVTVRRGDERDVPLLVELMGTAAAARGYPRPPRLDYVTTLYAELARTGNVALFVGEVHGVPVSADLVTVCGDTVRGKLCGFDRDGDGRRLSVPAAARWEIIRWARRSGHRFIDFGGLSEATLCGATAGVRDDESWPSADRAKMAFGGTAFRYPAPVELIRPVPLRWAYDAAGRSAAGRALVARARIVLRSSAPTRPAAEAGP; encoded by the coding sequence GTGCGGGAATCCACCTCCACCGTCGTCGTCGAGCGCGTCGCCGATCCCGGTCCCGACACCTGCGCCGAGTGGGACCGGCTCGTCGCCCGGACGCCCGGCACCGACGTGACGCAGCTGTCGGTGTGGGCGCGCGTCCGCGCGGGCCAGCGCTTCGTCCCGCTGCACCTGCTCGCCCGCCGCGACGGGGTGCTGGTCGGCGGTGCGCTGGTCCTGGTCCGCCGCGTCCGCGGGTTCGGCTCGCTGGGCTACGTGCCCTACGGGCCGGTCGCCGGGTTCGCCGACGGGCGCGCCGAGGTCGTGGCCGCGCTGGCCGACGCGCTGTCCTCGCTCCGGCTGCGCATGCTGTTCGTGCAGCCCCCCGAGGGCGCCGAGGACGTCAGCGGCGCGCTGGTGGACCGCGGCTTCCGGCCGTCCGCGGCGGAGATCGCCCCGACCGGGTCCATGCGGATCGACCTCGGTCCCGACGAGGCGGCTTTGCGGGCGGCCCTGTCGCGCAGGCTGCGCTACTGGACGGGCCGGTGGGCCGACCGCGGGGTCACGGTGCGCCGGGGCGACGAGCGCGACGTGCCGCTGCTCGTCGAGCTGATGGGCACGGCGGCGGCGGCGCGCGGCTACCCGCGACCGCCCCGCCTCGACTACGTGACGACGCTGTACGCGGAGCTGGCGCGGACGGGGAACGTCGCGCTGTTCGTCGGGGAGGTGCACGGGGTCCCGGTGAGCGCCGACCTGGTCACCGTCTGCGGCGACACCGTCCGCGGGAAGCTGTGCGGCTTCGACCGCGACGGCGACGGCAGGCGGCTCAGCGTCCCGGCCGCCGCCCGCTGGGAGATCATCCGCTGGGCCCGCCGCTCGGGCCACCGGTTCATCGACTTCGGCGGGCTGTCGGAGGCGACGCTGTGCGGCGCCACCGCCGGGGTCCGGGACGACGAGTCCTGGCCCAGCGCGGACCGCGCCAAGATGGCCTTCGGCGGCACCGCCTTCCGCTACCCGGCGCCGGTCGAGCTGATCCGCCCGGTGCCGCTGCGGTGGGCCTACGACGCGGCGGGGCGCAGCGCTGCCGGTCGCGCCCTGGTCGCCCGCGCGCGGATCGTGCTGCGCAGCAGTGCCCCGACCCGACCGGCGGCGGAGGCGGGGCCGTGA
- a CDS encoding right-handed parallel beta-helix repeat-containing protein: MASAAARAATVLAVLAVAACTVPAPVTPLTPGCTAEARTADAARAALAGAPAGATVCLTGDDLRATDLVVTASGTAGRPVVVRALGAVVVRSVEVDADHVVVEGVTTEGGTGLVLAGTGITVRGNAVRDATQDGISCEQRCRDVLVEDNTVTGADGSGIIVEGERITVRGNAVSGSVMRAANDADGIRFFGTGITVSGNTVSDIKDDGYDGEPPHTDCFQTYDNSRLPTVGAVVTGNVCRNVDHQCLIATAEESGGDGVVGRSRGIEFTDNVCDVEGSQAVLVQWIPDVLVRGNTFTGPGLYRAAIFLDGSTGAGFYDNTVPDGVAGYQLDGESSAGFGTDRPEE; the protein is encoded by the coding sequence ATGGCGAGCGCAGCGGCGCGCGCGGCGACGGTCCTCGCGGTGCTGGCCGTGGCGGCCTGCACCGTGCCGGCGCCCGTCACACCCCTGACGCCCGGGTGCACCGCTGAGGCCCGGACCGCCGACGCGGCGCGCGCGGCGCTGGCCGGGGCGCCTGCCGGGGCGACGGTCTGCCTGACCGGGGACGACCTGCGCGCCACCGACCTCGTCGTCACCGCGTCCGGGACGGCCGGGCGGCCCGTGGTGGTGCGGGCGCTGGGCGCGGTCGTCGTCCGCTCGGTCGAGGTCGACGCCGACCACGTGGTCGTCGAGGGGGTCACGACCGAGGGCGGCACGGGCCTGGTCCTGGCGGGCACCGGGATCACCGTGCGCGGCAACGCGGTGCGCGACGCCACCCAGGACGGCATCTCGTGCGAGCAGCGGTGCCGCGACGTCCTCGTCGAGGACAACACCGTGACCGGCGCCGACGGCAGCGGGATCATCGTCGAGGGCGAGCGGATCACGGTGCGCGGCAACGCGGTCAGCGGCTCGGTCATGCGCGCGGCGAACGACGCCGACGGCATCCGCTTCTTCGGCACCGGCATCACCGTCTCGGGCAACACCGTGAGCGACATCAAGGACGACGGGTACGACGGCGAGCCGCCCCACACCGACTGCTTCCAGACCTACGACAACAGCCGCCTGCCCACGGTCGGGGCCGTGGTCACCGGCAACGTGTGCCGCAACGTCGACCACCAGTGCCTCATCGCGACGGCCGAGGAGTCCGGCGGGGACGGGGTGGTCGGGCGCTCGCGCGGCATCGAGTTCACCGACAACGTCTGCGACGTCGAGGGGTCGCAGGCGGTGCTCGTCCAGTGGATCCCCGACGTCCTGGTGCGCGGCAACACCTTCACCGGCCCCGGCCTCTACCGGGCCGCGATCTTCCTGGACGGGTCGACGGGCGCGGGCTTCTACGACAACACCGTGCCGGACGGCGTGGCCGGGTACCAGCTCGACGGGGAGTCGAGCGCCGGTTTCGGCACCGACCGGCCGGAGGAGTAG
- a CDS encoding sugar transferase, producing the protein MSGRTGDARSTAWESGIRRGADVLLAAVALVVLAPLLLAIVLSIRLDSPGPALFRQPRVGAGRRTFTVYKFRSMRVGGDDTALRDLISAELRGEDTSSEGSWKIDADPRVTRTGRLLRRTSFDELPQLVNVLRGDMSLVGPRPCLPWEATMFPAEYADRFSVRPGLTGLWQVNGRSTVGTLDMLRMDVEYVRTRNLALDARILLATVPSMLGGDGAR; encoded by the coding sequence ATGTCCGGACGCACCGGTGACGCGCGGTCGACGGCGTGGGAGAGCGGGATCCGGCGGGGGGCCGACGTCCTCCTGGCCGCGGTCGCCCTCGTCGTGCTCGCCCCGCTCCTGCTGGCCATCGTGCTGTCGATCCGGCTCGACAGCCCCGGGCCCGCGCTGTTCCGGCAGCCGCGGGTGGGCGCCGGGCGTCGCACCTTCACCGTCTACAAGTTCCGGTCGATGCGGGTCGGCGGGGACGACACCGCGCTGCGCGACCTGATCTCGGCCGAGCTGCGCGGCGAGGACACCTCCTCGGAGGGCAGCTGGAAGATCGACGCCGACCCGCGCGTCACCCGGACCGGGCGCCTGCTCCGCCGCACGAGCTTCGACGAGCTCCCGCAGCTGGTCAACGTGCTGCGCGGGGACATGTCACTGGTGGGGCCGCGGCCGTGCCTGCCGTGGGAGGCCACCATGTTCCCCGCCGAGTACGCCGACCGCTTCAGCGTGCGGCCCGGGCTCACCGGCCTCTGGCAGGTCAACGGCCGCAGCACCGTCGGCACGCTCGACATGCTCCGGATGGACGTCGAGTACGTGCGCACCCGGAACCTCGCGCTCGACGCGCGGATCCTGCTCGCGACGGTGCCGTCGATGCTCGGCGGGGACGGTGCGCGGTGA
- a CDS encoding HU family DNA-binding protein, which yields MNKTQLVDALAARIGDRRTAATAVDGLLDTIVDTVGSGDSVSITGFGVFEPRARAARVARNPRTGETVEVAATTVPAFRPGTGFRAAVGGGSAPAPRATPARRSAAAAAPAVEAPAVEAPAVEAPAAAPAKPARKPAKAKASFAAAAEPAAPEPAAAAPAAKAPKAAKKAAPKAKAATPAVETKAPKTKAAPKAKAAAVAEAPAAKPKKAKAKK from the coding sequence ATGAACAAGACGCAGCTCGTGGACGCGCTCGCGGCCCGCATCGGCGACCGGCGGACCGCGGCCACCGCGGTCGACGGCCTGCTGGACACCATCGTCGACACCGTCGGATCCGGGGATTCCGTCTCCATCACCGGTTTCGGGGTCTTCGAGCCCCGCGCCCGCGCCGCGCGCGTGGCGCGCAACCCGCGCACGGGGGAGACGGTGGAGGTCGCCGCCACCACCGTGCCCGCCTTCCGGCCCGGCACCGGCTTCCGCGCGGCGGTCGGCGGCGGGTCGGCCCCCGCCCCCCGCGCCACCCCGGCCCGCCGGTCCGCGGCCGCCGCCGCTCCGGCGGTCGAGGCTCCCGCCGTGGAGGCGCCCGCAGTGGAGGCGCCCGCGGCGGCTCCGGCGAAGCCCGCCCGCAAGCCGGCGAAGGCCAAGGCGTCGTTCGCGGCGGCAGCGGAGCCCGCGGCTCCGGAGCCCGCCGCCGCGGCGCCCGCGGCGAAGGCGCCCAAGGCCGCGAAGAAGGCGGCGCCGAAGGCGAAGGCCGCCACCCCGGCCGTGGAGACCAAGGCGCCGAAGACCAAGGCGGCGCCGAAGGCGAAGGCCGCGGCCGTGGCCGAGGCGCCCGCCGCGAAGCCGAAGAAGGCGAAGGCGAAGAAGTAG
- a CDS encoding lipid II:glycine glycyltransferase FemX, with product MHEDPIVTASVDPGPAARAEWDALVAAAPAGDVAQLSGWAVLRGEAGFEPLHVLARLRGAVVGGALVLCRRLPVGGRVGYVSYGPLVGPGLDDGDRRAVLEALCAGLERVGRERTRMLFVQPPEGGEDVTRALLARGFRGSDAGIAPAASLRVDLTVGEDELRRGLSRRLRTWTNQWPARGVSVRRGGAADLALLAGLLGDTARHQGFTPFSAAYLEILHRELVATGRAVVFVGEVDGAAVAADVVTVCGDSAKVRLVGLDRSSAATHLNVPGAIRWESMKWAKADGRRWFDFGGLQTASVDVLFAEGGVDVEALAGPDRYKVKFGGVPFRYPPAVELVPSPVVRGAYDMVRRSTRGRRLLDLTKRRIRGGPAGRGTGDRQAARRPVSPVPE from the coding sequence GTGCATGAGGACCCGATCGTCACGGCGTCGGTCGATCCCGGCCCCGCCGCGCGGGCGGAGTGGGACGCGCTGGTGGCCGCCGCCCCCGCGGGCGACGTCGCGCAGCTCTCGGGATGGGCCGTGCTGCGGGGGGAGGCGGGGTTCGAGCCGCTGCACGTCCTCGCCCGGCTGCGGGGCGCGGTCGTGGGCGGCGCGCTCGTGCTGTGCCGGCGCCTGCCGGTGGGCGGGCGCGTCGGCTACGTCTCCTACGGGCCGCTGGTCGGCCCCGGTCTCGACGACGGCGACCGGCGGGCCGTGCTGGAGGCGCTGTGCGCCGGGCTGGAGCGGGTGGGGCGCGAGCGCACCCGCATGCTGTTCGTCCAGCCGCCCGAGGGCGGGGAGGACGTGACGCGGGCCCTGCTCGCGCGCGGCTTCCGCGGCTCGGACGCCGGCATCGCCCCGGCCGCGTCGCTGCGCGTGGACCTCACCGTCGGCGAGGACGAGCTGCGCCGGGGGCTGAGCAGGCGGCTGCGGACGTGGACCAACCAGTGGCCGGCCCGCGGCGTCAGCGTCCGCCGGGGCGGCGCGGCGGACCTCGCCCTGCTGGCCGGGCTGCTCGGCGACACCGCGCGGCACCAGGGCTTCACCCCGTTCTCGGCGGCGTACCTGGAGATCCTGCACCGCGAGCTGGTCGCGACCGGGCGGGCGGTCGTGTTCGTCGGCGAGGTCGACGGGGCCGCGGTCGCCGCCGACGTCGTGACGGTGTGCGGGGACTCGGCGAAGGTGCGGCTGGTGGGCCTGGACCGGTCCAGCGCCGCCACCCACCTCAACGTCCCCGGCGCGATCCGGTGGGAGTCGATGAAGTGGGCGAAGGCCGACGGACGGCGGTGGTTCGACTTCGGCGGGCTGCAGACGGCGTCGGTCGACGTGCTGTTCGCCGAGGGCGGCGTCGACGTCGAGGCGCTCGCCGGGCCCGACCGGTACAAGGTGAAGTTCGGTGGCGTGCCGTTCCGCTACCCGCCGGCGGTGGAGCTCGTGCCCTCCCCGGTCGTCCGCGGTGCCTACGACATGGTCCGCCGGTCGACGCGCGGGCGCCGGCTGCTGGACCTCACGAAGCGCCGCATCCGGGGCGGTCCGGCGGGCCGGGGCACCGGCGACCGGCAGGCCGCCCGCCGCCCGGTGAGCCCGGTGCCGGAATGA